One region of Alosa alosa isolate M-15738 ecotype Scorff River chromosome 1, AALO_Geno_1.1, whole genome shotgun sequence genomic DNA includes:
- the nck1a gene encoding cytoplasmic protein NCK1 isoform X3: MDMANLFKHFFRIGKGKRKDGGMKDSASSADGDMFADNGERLYDLNMPALVKFSYTAEREDELSLVKGTRVIVMEKCSDGWWRGSYNGRSGWFPSNYVTEDVDGSAGGDLAGSLREKLGSVAPMTNGSRVLHVVQTLYPFSSSNDEELNFEKGEIMDVVEKPENDPEWWKCRKQDDQVGLVPKNYVTILQNSHPVPLSAGPPTPDCDNIGPSLSGKFAGRQWYYGRVTRHQAEVALNQRGDEGDFLIRDSESSPNDFSISLKAQGKNKHFKVQLKDALYCIGQRKFSSMEELVEHYKKAPIFTSEQGEKLYLVKPMS, encoded by the exons ATGGATATGGCTAACCTTTTTAAACACTTCTTCC GCATTGGGAAGGGgaaacgaaaggatggagggatgaaggaCTCGGCCTCCAGCGCAGACGGCGACATGTTTGCAGACAACGGCGAACGCCTGTACGACTTAAACATGCCCGCCTTGGTTAAGTTCAGCTACACGGCCGAGCGCGAGGACGAGCTGTCGCTGGTGAAGGGGACGAGGGTCATCGTCATGGAGAAGTGCAGTGATGGATGGTGGCGAGGGAGCTACAATGGCCGCTCGGGCTGGTTCCCCTCCAACTACGTGACGGAGGACGTGGACGGGTCGGCGGGCGGCGACCTGGCCGGCTCGCTGAGGGAAAAGCTCGGGTCGGTGGCGCCCATGACCAATGGTAGCAGAGTGCTCCATGTCGTGCAGACGCTCTACCCTTTCAGCTCCAGCAACGATGAGGAGCTCAACTTTGAGAAAGGCGAGATCATGGACGTGGTCGAAAAGCCCGAGAACGACCCGGAGTGGTGGAAGTGCCGCAAGCAAGACGACCAAGTCGGCCTGGTGCCTAAGAACTATGTGACGATCCTACAGAATTCCCATCCTGTACCACTGAGTGCAGGGCCCCCCACTCCAGACTGTGACAACATTGGACCCTCTTTGAGTGGGAAGTTTGCAGGCAGGCAGTGGTACTATGGCAGGGTCACGCGTCACCAGGCAGAAGTGGCCCTCAACCAGCGAGGGGATGAGGGGGACTTTCTCATCCGGGACAGTGAATCATCG CCAAATGACTTCTCCATTTCCCTGAAAGCACAAGGCAAGAACAAGCATTTCAAGGTCCAGCTCAAGGATGCATTGTACTGTATCGGGCAGAGAAAGTTCAGTTCTATGGAGGAGCTGGTGGAACACTACAAAAAGGCCCCTATTTTCACCAGTGAGCAAGGGGAGAAACTGTACCTCGTAAAACCCATGTCCTGA
- the nck1a gene encoding cytoplasmic protein NCK1 isoform X2 has translation MSEEMIVIAKFDYVAQQDQELDIKKNERLWLLDDSQSWWRVRNVTNQTGLVPSNYVERKNSARKASIVKNLKDSLGIGKGKRKDGGMKDSASSADGDMFADNGERLYDLNMPALVKFSYTAEREDELSLVKGTRVIVMEKCSDGWWRGSYNGRSGWFPSNYVTEDVDGSAGGDLAGSLREKLGSVAPMTNGSRVLHVVQTLYPFSSSNDEELNFEKGEIMDVVEKPENDPEWWKCRKQDDQVGLVPKNYVTILQNSHPVPLSAGPPTPDCDNIGPSLSGKFAGRQWYYGRVTRHQAEVALNQRGDEGDFLIRDSESSPNDFSISLKAQGKNKHFKVQLKDALYCIGQRKFSSMEELVEHYKKAPIFTSEQGEKLYLVKPMS, from the exons ATGTCAGAGGAGATGATCGTCATCGCCAAGTTTGACTATGTAGCCCAGCAGGACCAGGAGTTGGACATAAAGAAAAACGAGCGACTGTGGCTGCTGGATGACTCCCAGTCCTGGTGGCGAGTTCGCAACGTCACCAACCAGACTGGGTTAGTGCCCTCTAACTATGTGGAGAGGAAGAACAGTGCCCGGAAAGCCTCCATTGTAAAGAATTTAAAAGACTCTCTCG GCATTGGGAAGGGgaaacgaaaggatggagggatgaaggaCTCGGCCTCCAGCGCAGACGGCGACATGTTTGCAGACAACGGCGAACGCCTGTACGACTTAAACATGCCCGCCTTGGTTAAGTTCAGCTACACGGCCGAGCGCGAGGACGAGCTGTCGCTGGTGAAGGGGACGAGGGTCATCGTCATGGAGAAGTGCAGTGATGGATGGTGGCGAGGGAGCTACAATGGCCGCTCGGGCTGGTTCCCCTCCAACTACGTGACGGAGGACGTGGACGGGTCGGCGGGCGGCGACCTGGCCGGCTCGCTGAGGGAAAAGCTCGGGTCGGTGGCGCCCATGACCAATGGTAGCAGAGTGCTCCATGTCGTGCAGACGCTCTACCCTTTCAGCTCCAGCAACGATGAGGAGCTCAACTTTGAGAAAGGCGAGATCATGGACGTGGTCGAAAAGCCCGAGAACGACCCGGAGTGGTGGAAGTGCCGCAAGCAAGACGACCAAGTCGGCCTGGTGCCTAAGAACTATGTGACGATCCTACAGAATTCCCATCCTGTACCACTGAGTGCAGGGCCCCCCACTCCAGACTGTGACAACATTGGACCCTCTTTGAGTGGGAAGTTTGCAGGCAGGCAGTGGTACTATGGCAGGGTCACGCGTCACCAGGCAGAAGTGGCCCTCAACCAGCGAGGGGATGAGGGGGACTTTCTCATCCGGGACAGTGAATCATCG CCAAATGACTTCTCCATTTCCCTGAAAGCACAAGGCAAGAACAAGCATTTCAAGGTCCAGCTCAAGGATGCATTGTACTGTATCGGGCAGAGAAAGTTCAGTTCTATGGAGGAGCTGGTGGAACACTACAAAAAGGCCCCTATTTTCACCAGTGAGCAAGGGGAGAAACTGTACCTCGTAAAACCCATGTCCTGA
- the nck1a gene encoding cytoplasmic protein NCK1 isoform X1, protein MWCRMSEEMIVIAKFDYVAQQDQELDIKKNERLWLLDDSQSWWRVRNVTNQTGLVPSNYVERKNSARKASIVKNLKDSLGIGKGKRKDGGMKDSASSADGDMFADNGERLYDLNMPALVKFSYTAEREDELSLVKGTRVIVMEKCSDGWWRGSYNGRSGWFPSNYVTEDVDGSAGGDLAGSLREKLGSVAPMTNGSRVLHVVQTLYPFSSSNDEELNFEKGEIMDVVEKPENDPEWWKCRKQDDQVGLVPKNYVTILQNSHPVPLSAGPPTPDCDNIGPSLSGKFAGRQWYYGRVTRHQAEVALNQRGDEGDFLIRDSESSPNDFSISLKAQGKNKHFKVQLKDALYCIGQRKFSSMEELVEHYKKAPIFTSEQGEKLYLVKPMS, encoded by the exons GATGTCAGAGGAGATGATCGTCATCGCCAAGTTTGACTATGTAGCCCAGCAGGACCAGGAGTTGGACATAAAGAAAAACGAGCGACTGTGGCTGCTGGATGACTCCCAGTCCTGGTGGCGAGTTCGCAACGTCACCAACCAGACTGGGTTAGTGCCCTCTAACTATGTGGAGAGGAAGAACAGTGCCCGGAAAGCCTCCATTGTAAAGAATTTAAAAGACTCTCTCG GCATTGGGAAGGGgaaacgaaaggatggagggatgaaggaCTCGGCCTCCAGCGCAGACGGCGACATGTTTGCAGACAACGGCGAACGCCTGTACGACTTAAACATGCCCGCCTTGGTTAAGTTCAGCTACACGGCCGAGCGCGAGGACGAGCTGTCGCTGGTGAAGGGGACGAGGGTCATCGTCATGGAGAAGTGCAGTGATGGATGGTGGCGAGGGAGCTACAATGGCCGCTCGGGCTGGTTCCCCTCCAACTACGTGACGGAGGACGTGGACGGGTCGGCGGGCGGCGACCTGGCCGGCTCGCTGAGGGAAAAGCTCGGGTCGGTGGCGCCCATGACCAATGGTAGCAGAGTGCTCCATGTCGTGCAGACGCTCTACCCTTTCAGCTCCAGCAACGATGAGGAGCTCAACTTTGAGAAAGGCGAGATCATGGACGTGGTCGAAAAGCCCGAGAACGACCCGGAGTGGTGGAAGTGCCGCAAGCAAGACGACCAAGTCGGCCTGGTGCCTAAGAACTATGTGACGATCCTACAGAATTCCCATCCTGTACCACTGAGTGCAGGGCCCCCCACTCCAGACTGTGACAACATTGGACCCTCTTTGAGTGGGAAGTTTGCAGGCAGGCAGTGGTACTATGGCAGGGTCACGCGTCACCAGGCAGAAGTGGCCCTCAACCAGCGAGGGGATGAGGGGGACTTTCTCATCCGGGACAGTGAATCATCG CCAAATGACTTCTCCATTTCCCTGAAAGCACAAGGCAAGAACAAGCATTTCAAGGTCCAGCTCAAGGATGCATTGTACTGTATCGGGCAGAGAAAGTTCAGTTCTATGGAGGAGCTGGTGGAACACTACAAAAAGGCCCCTATTTTCACCAGTGAGCAAGGGGAGAAACTGTACCTCGTAAAACCCATGTCCTGA